A DNA window from Pirellulales bacterium contains the following coding sequences:
- a CDS encoding alpha-L-glutamate ligase-like protein — translation MSGNSNKWFVWPDELRRRGILGINQRNVDYIGALNPRLLYPRVDNKLITKQVCQAHGIPVPDTYFVLDTQSDVTNFMETLGDRSDFVCKPARGSGGRGIVVISQRRGNDFFTPGGRLVTAGELRYHLSTTMSGLYSLGGQVDEVIVEQRIVNHPALTEIVVGGTPDIRVITLRGVPVMAMTRLPTEASHGKANLHQGAVAAAVDLMTGRTFGGVCRDRTVERHPDTGASIIGIEIPEWKRLISAAMRLSDALEMGYVGVDFVIDVAAGPVVLEANARPGLAIQLAHREGLVPRLKFVEELLAAGASHEDRWKIIEKLCERFGRHAPRGEPERS, via the coding sequence GTGAGCGGCAACTCCAACAAGTGGTTCGTTTGGCCCGACGAACTGCGTCGGCGCGGGATCCTGGGGATCAACCAGCGCAACGTCGATTACATCGGCGCGCTCAATCCTCGGCTCCTCTACCCGCGCGTCGACAACAAACTGATCACCAAGCAAGTCTGTCAGGCCCACGGCATTCCCGTCCCGGACACCTACTTCGTTCTCGATACGCAGTCCGACGTCACCAATTTCATGGAGACGCTGGGAGACCGCTCCGACTTCGTCTGCAAGCCGGCCCGCGGTTCCGGGGGACGCGGCATCGTCGTCATCAGCCAGCGCCGCGGCAACGATTTTTTCACGCCCGGCGGACGGCTCGTCACCGCCGGCGAACTGCGCTATCACCTCTCGACCACCATGTCGGGCTTGTATTCGCTCGGGGGACAAGTCGACGAGGTGATCGTCGAGCAGCGGATCGTGAATCACCCCGCTCTCACTGAAATCGTCGTCGGCGGAACCCCCGACATCCGCGTCATCACCCTCCGCGGCGTGCCGGTCATGGCGATGACGCGCCTGCCGACCGAGGCCTCCCACGGCAAAGCGAATCTCCACCAGGGCGCCGTCGCCGCAGCGGTCGATCTGATGACCGGCCGCACCTTCGGCGGCGTCTGTCGCGATCGCACCGTCGAGCGTCACCCGGACACCGGAGCGTCGATCATCGGCATCGAGATTCCGGAATGGAAGCGGCTCATCAGCGCCGCAATGCGGCTGAGCGACGCCCTGGAGATGGGCTACGTGGGGGTCGATTTCGTGATCGACGTCGCCGCGGGGCCGGTCGTGCTCGAAGCGAACGCCCGGCCCGGCTTGGCGATCCAGCTCGCGCACCGCGAGGGGCTTGTCCCGCGGCTCAAGTTCGTCGAGGAATTGCTCGCAGCCGGCGCTTCGCACGAAGACCGCTGGAAAATCATCGAGAAGCTCTGCGAGCGGTTCGGCAGGCATGCGCCGCGGGGTGAGCCGGAGCGTTCCTGA